TTCTCAGCATGTTTAGCACGATCTGAAAGAATCTGTTTTAGATTCTTAAGTTCGCTAACTACTACTACACCTTCCCTAAAATCTAGTATTTCGTCAGGTCTCTCTGCACCTAACCTCTCCACGCCTAGTTCTCTTATGAGTGACTGAAGTTCGCGCGTAGTTAGTGAATTTACTATATTTCTCCATGAGAGACACTGAGTTATGTAGACAGCGTCTTGAGGTATTCTCGGCGTGAGTAAACGGACACGATATTCAGGGACGTGCTTACTAAGTATTGAGTACTCCACGGGTGATCTAGCCAGAACATCATTTTCTGCATTGTTTTTAACTTCACACAGACTTGAGTATACGAACACCCTTGAAAACCCAATAATCTTGAGAGCAGAAATTACCTGCTCTAACTCGAGATTGTCTGACTCCATAAGTGATGCTAGTGCTTCAGGCTCTATATAAGCTATTCTCAAGAAACCCTCACGGACCTTATCTAACAAATCTTTTGTTTTAGTCTTAAGGCTTATGGCTCCCACGGGACAGTAAGCAAAACAGAGTCCGCAATTAATACACCCAGCATTTTCTAGTGGTTCTTGATATGGTGTAGAAATCGTTGTTTGCACTCCTTTGAAAACATAGTTTAACACTCTAGCGCCTACTAACGAACACGCTTCAACACATCTACCACAAACAACACACTTAGAAGTGTCTATCTCAATAAGTGAGCCGTCAATTCTAAAGCTATCTCTACCGACTTTGCTAAACCTTCTACTACTAACGCTGATTAAGTTACCGTCAGCCAGCTCTTTCAGTAACTTAATTAACTCGCTAGTGTTTATTGGACACCCCCTAACGTGATAATCTACCTTGACGTAGTGACTTACTGGTTTAGAGAAGCTTGCTTCAGCTCCCGGCTTTTTTATGCCTGCCTGAACGCCTCCCAGTATCGCGCAAGCACCCACAGCTATCAAAATCTTAGATTTCATTCTTGTCCTGGAGAGTATTTCTAGGTCTCTGCTTGACACTACGGAGCCTTCAATTAACGCAACATCATATGCTTCTACTTGTTTCTTTAGACCCAGTAATGGCCAGAAAACCAACTCAACGTCGAGTTTCTTCAAGAAGTCTAAGAATCCCTCACTTAAGAGATTATACTGACACCCGTCACAACCTGCGAGAGGCACTACGGCTAGCTTGAGAGGCACTCAACTCACCTCTTCTTAATTACGTGTACCGCACACGGGATACACGGGTCGTAGGCTCTAATCAGCGCCTCAACAAGCTTCTTAACTAAGGTGTCATCATAATCTCTCTCATTATCTATTAAGCCCCTTATTAAGGCCTCACTACTAACTTCCAGGTGTTTCGAGAACATTACGGTAGGCGTTATTATGTCTGCCTTAACTACTCTCAACTCAGGACTTAACTCGTAGTAGTGTATTAGAAGACCCCTGGGAGCCTCGATGACTCCGACCCCGAAACCGCCTCTAAAGTTGTTGTCATGTTTTACTCTCTTAATCTTTTCCATTTCTAGAGAAGTTAGAGCCTGCAACAAGCTCTCGTATATGAGTAGTGACTCGATTATCTTAGCATATATGTTAGAGAAGGGGTTCTCCTTGAAGAACGCCTCATAATTAGTTATTAAGTACCTAAGCTCGTTAGTTGTGTTGAGTCTACCTCTTCTTAGATAATTGAGTAGCCTAGCTCTAGCACCAGTATAGAAGACTTTCTTACCTGACATTAAGCACTTCTTGCTTGTTGATGAGTCTAGGTATTGCTCGACGAAGATTTCACGATAATTTCCGTGAATAACGTAAGTGTTTCTGAGTGTGTCTATGACGTAAGGTCCTCCCACAGGCACTGTCACGTTTGGAGACTCTCTTAAGGAAGCGTATTCTGGAGAGGGATCTGTGAGTTCAGGCAATTCAACACTTAAAACCACGTTAGCTAGTTCTCTCAAATCATTATTCAAGCTCCTCAAGAGACTTAAGATTTTCTCAATTACCGTGGGCTTTACGTCTATAGTGAAACCCCCTGGTAGGTAGGTATTCGGGTTAGTTAGTCTGCCTCCCAACAAATTCAAAGCTTCGGTGACTACTCTGTTTACCCTGAGCAACGTACTCACGTACTTATCGCTCCTGACTAAGTGCTCATAATCCGGTAGGACCAGGAAGCCGAGATGCATTATGTGATTCTGGAGAATCTGTAGCTTATTACATGCGTCCCTGAGTGTTGCCGTAGTTTCGTCTACCTTAATTCCCAGGGCTGACTCAATCGCCAGGTTAGATGCCCAGAAGTGGGCGTGACTGCAGACCCCGCACACTCTAGAAACTACGTAAGGTACTTCCCAGTATTTGCGTCCCTCAACTAATGATTCGAAGGACCTGGGACTAGCTAAGCTGTTGTACTCTACTCTAACATTCTCTCCCTCGATCTCGATGACGACTTCTGATTCTCCAGCAACTCTAACAATCTCTGAAGAGAAGAATTTAGTAGTTATTGCTACTCACCTCCTCTATAAGTCTCCGAAGATTTTGCGGTAAGTAAGTCCAGAAGAAACTTACTAATGACTTAAGTTCACTTAAGTCTATGTTGCCGTTATAGAGGTTTTTAAGAGCCCAGGCCCATACGTCCTCACTTACAATATAGCCTCTGCACCCAATACATGGAGAACCCCTCCTAGGGCATTCAGCCTCGCAGCCAGCCACCGTTAACGGACCTAGACACGGAATACCCTTCAGCACCAAGCAAGAGTGCTCACGTAGTGAGCACTCACTACATACCGGAATACCTTCTACTCCTAGTTTTTTACTGAGGTCAAGCAACTCACACGCTCCTTTCCTCACGCAAGACCAGCACTTAATTTCGTGCGTAGCTAGAAGTAATTCTAAGTTGATCTTCCTTAATTTTCTTAAATCACTATCATCGACTATGATTTTAGCGTTTTCAGATACAGGGAACTTACATGCTGGCACAACCCTCCCGTTAACTTTCACGACACATATTCTGCAAGTAGCCTCGTTAAAAAGTCCTTTAAGGTAACATAGGGTAGGGACTTCATACCCAGCTTTCTCTATGGCATCAATAACTAGGGTGCCGGGAGGTACGTCAACTTCGTAATTATTCACGTAAATCTTAACCATAGAAATCACACCTTCGTCACGGCCCCGAAGGGGCAAGCTATTAAGCACTGACCACACTTGATGCAGCGATTATAGTTTATTACGTGTGTTTTGCCGGGGGAACCGCTGATCGCGTTTGCAGGGCAGTTCTTAGCACATTGCGTACACCCTCTACATTTAGAGGGGTCTATCTCATACCTCACTAGCTTAGAACATACTTTAGCAGGGCACTTCTTCTTAATTACGTGGTCTTCGTACTCGCTTCTGAAATATCTTAGCGTAGATAGTATGGGGTTAGGTGCTGTTCCCCCTAATGCGCATAGAGATGATTTCGCAATGCTTTCTCCAAGCTCTTTCAAGACCTCAAGGTCTTCTAAGGACGCGTCCCCTGACGTAATCTTCTCAAGCACTTCACTAATGACCTTCATTCCTATTCTGCAGGGTAAGCACTTACCGCAGGATTCCGCTAAAGTGAAGGAAGTGAAGTATTTAGCTACATCAACCATGCAATTAGAGTCGTCTATTATGACTAATCCTCCGGAACCCATTATAGCGCCATAAGACTGCAGAGTTTCATAATCTAGTTCTAGGTCTAGCAAGTCAGCCGGTATGCACCCGCCGCTTGGACCACCTATTTGGACTGCCTTAATAGCTCTCCCGTCTGGTGGCCCTCCAGCCAACTCATATACTAATGTCTTGATCTTAGTGCCTATAGGGACCTCATACACGCCGGTCTTCTTGACCGACCCAGTCACGCAAAACATTTTAGTTCCTTTAGATTTCTCAGTACCATACTTAGTGAATTCCTCTAAACCGACCTGGAAGATAGTCGCTACGTGAGCTAGTGTCTCGACATTATTTATGACTGTAGGCTTACCCCACAAACCGCTTGTTGCTGGGTACGGGGGTCTCTGTCTAGGTCTTGACCTACCTTCTATCGCTGCTATAAGAGCAGTCTCCTCACCGCATACGAAAGCGCCGGCACTCCTATAAACCTCCACATCAAAACTGAAGTCAGTGCCTAGTATCTTCTCGCCTAGGAAGCCATAGTCTCTGGCTTGGCTAGCAGCCATCTCTAGCCTCTCAGCCATTAGAGGCTTCTCAGCCCTCACGAATATGTAGCCTCTAGAAGCCCCTATAGCGTATCCTGCTATGATTAACCCTTCTAAAACTCTATGAGGGTCTGACTCGGCCAGCAACCTATTCATGAACGCTCCCGGGTCTCCCTCATCACCATTACAGATCACGTACTTGACATCACTCTTCTGCTCGTACGCTACTCTCCACTTATACCAAGTGGGGAAGCCAGCCCCTCCACGACCCCTAAGACCGGACTTTCTCACTACTTCAATCACGTCTTCTCTGCTTAGCTTAAGTGCCTTCTTAAGACCTGAGTAACCG
The window above is part of the Zestosphaera sp. genome. Proteins encoded here:
- a CDS encoding 4Fe-4S binding protein, translating into MPLKLAVVPLAGCDGCQYNLLSEGFLDFLKKLDVELVFWPLLGLKKQVEAYDVALIEGSVVSSRDLEILSRTRMKSKILIAVGACAILGGVQAGIKKPGAEASFSKPVSHYVKVDYHVRGCPINTSELIKLLKELADGNLISVSSRRFSKVGRDSFRIDGSLIEIDTSKCVVCGRCVEACSLVGARVLNYVFKGVQTTISTPYQEPLENAGCINCGLCFAYCPVGAISLKTKTKDLLDKVREGFLRIAYIEPEALASLMESDNLELEQVISALKIIGFSRVFVYSSLCEVKNNAENDVLARSPVEYSILSKHVPEYRVRLLTPRIPQDAVYITQCLSWRNIVNSLTTRELQSLIRELGVERLGAERPDEILDFREGVVVVSELKNLKQILSDRAKHAEKVVFEACPGGCLLGGGQPVSKNRDLTKVWVNRRDLLERLYTKKD
- a CDS encoding nickel-dependent hydrogenase large subunit, translated to MTTKFFSSEIVRVAGESEVVIEIEGENVRVEYNSLASPRSFESLVEGRKYWEVPYVVSRVCGVCSHAHFWASNLAIESALGIKVDETTATLRDACNKLQILQNHIMHLGFLVLPDYEHLVRSDKYVSTLLRVNRVVTEALNLLGGRLTNPNTYLPGGFTIDVKPTVIEKILSLLRSLNNDLRELANVVLSVELPELTDPSPEYASLRESPNVTVPVGGPYVIDTLRNTYVIHGNYREIFVEQYLDSSTSKKCLMSGKKVFYTGARARLLNYLRRGRLNTTNELRYLITNYEAFFKENPFSNIYAKIIESLLIYESLLQALTSLEMEKIKRVKHDNNFRGGFGVGVIEAPRGLLIHYYELSPELRVVKADIITPTVMFSKHLEVSSEALIRGLIDNERDYDDTLVKKLVEALIRAYDPCIPCAVHVIKKR
- a CDS encoding 2Fe-2S iron-sulfur cluster-binding protein codes for the protein MVKIYVNNYEVDVPPGTLVIDAIEKAGYEVPTLCYLKGLFNEATCRICVVKVNGRVVPACKFPVSENAKIIVDDSDLRKLRKINLELLLATHEIKCWSCVRKGACELLDLSKKLGVEGIPVCSECSLREHSCLVLKGIPCLGPLTVAGCEAECPRRGSPCIGCRGYIVSEDVWAWALKNLYNGNIDLSELKSLVSFFWTYLPQNLRRLIEEVSSNNY
- a CDS encoding NADH-ubiquinone oxidoreductase-F iron-sulfur binding region domain-containing protein, with the translated sequence MKVLTVDAGLQRADVLTVKVPLASCTLAAGASRVLESVKKTLEKLGLEATIKKVGCMGLCYLDPWIELEMRGAPPAIYANVKPEEVEKIVREYVKGNLSSALVIRGGTHDFKNVPTLDSLPEWKLQVRFVSRNCGLVDPESIEDYIRTGGYSGLKKALKLSREDVIEVVRKSGLRGRGGAGFPTWYKWRVAYEQKSDVKYVICNGDEGDPGAFMNRLLAESDPHRVLEGLIIAGYAIGASRGYIFVRAEKPLMAERLEMAASQARDYGFLGEKILGTDFSFDVEVYRSAGAFVCGEETALIAAIEGRSRPRQRPPYPATSGLWGKPTVINNVETLAHVATIFQVGLEEFTKYGTEKSKGTKMFCVTGSVKKTGVYEVPIGTKIKTLVYELAGGPPDGRAIKAVQIGGPSGGCIPADLLDLELDYETLQSYGAIMGSGGLVIIDDSNCMVDVAKYFTSFTLAESCGKCLPCRIGMKVISEVLEKITSGDASLEDLEVLKELGESIAKSSLCALGGTAPNPILSTLRYFRSEYEDHVIKKKCPAKVCSKLVRYEIDPSKCRGCTQCAKNCPANAISGSPGKTHVINYNRCIKCGQCLIACPFGAVTKV